In Fluviispira sanaruensis, a genomic segment contains:
- a CDS encoding DUF3015 family protein → MFLRKHVPITFVLCLLPFASIAKTPFGMAGCGLGSQVMGADGNQVFASTTNGTLANQVFGITSGTSNCLAPSKAAALSAQKKFISDNYSTLSKEMAQGDGETLRAFSSTFGCKNELYPRFASQMQNSFSKIFIAPGVMAALDVVQEEIKGNEELVSGCSLVI, encoded by the coding sequence ATGTTTCTGAGAAAACATGTACCAATTACCTTCGTTTTATGTTTGCTGCCGTTTGCCAGTATTGCCAAGACACCGTTTGGTATGGCTGGATGTGGTTTGGGATCACAAGTCATGGGAGCTGATGGAAATCAGGTTTTTGCATCTACGACAAATGGAACTTTAGCAAATCAGGTATTTGGGATAACATCTGGTACTTCAAATTGTCTTGCTCCTTCAAAGGCTGCTGCACTAAGCGCGCAAAAAAAATTTATATCAGATAATTATTCAACTTTATCTAAAGAAATGGCACAGGGCGATGGAGAAACTCTCCGCGCATTTTCCAGCACTTTTGGTTGTAAAAATGAGCTTTATCCACGTTTTGCTTCGCAAATGCAAAATTCATTTTCTAAAATTTTTATTGCACCGGGAGTTATGGCTGCGCTTGATGTTGTGCAGGAAGAAATTAAAGGGAATGAAGAATTGGTCTCAGGCTGTTCGTTGGTTATTTAA
- a CDS encoding DUF3015 family protein: MKYFKLVRNSFIGLILMTALPSNVYAAVEIGKDGNYKDVEAWGMGGCGFASLFIKEKETLPQIGASLVNEVISGYTQSSAITSGTSNCVESRSKTASVEQEVFITVNLSSLSKEAAQGTGEHLIALANVFGCPNEQFSKFSQMNYNKIYETNEPNTVLQNYLREVNSDQFMAKNCVRTIY; this comes from the coding sequence ATGAAATATTTCAAATTAGTTCGTAACTCGTTCATTGGCTTAATTTTAATGACTGCACTGCCTTCCAATGTATATGCTGCTGTAGAGATCGGTAAAGATGGTAACTATAAAGATGTTGAGGCATGGGGCATGGGTGGCTGTGGTTTTGCTTCTTTATTTATAAAAGAAAAAGAAACGCTTCCACAAATTGGTGCGTCTTTAGTGAATGAAGTTATTTCAGGTTATACGCAATCCTCAGCAATAACTTCGGGTACTTCGAATTGTGTTGAATCTCGAAGCAAAACAGCATCAGTAGAACAAGAAGTTTTTATCACTGTAAACTTATCAAGCCTATCGAAAGAAGCTGCGCAAGGCACTGGTGAACATTTAATTGCATTGGCTAACGTTTTTGGTTGTCCAAATGAACAATTCTCTAAATTTAGTCAGATGAATTATAATAAAATTTATGAAACCAATGAGCCTAATACAGTATTGCAAAATTATTTGAGAGAAGTAAATTCTGATCAATTTATGGCAAAAAATTGTGTTAGAACGATTTACTGA